In one window of Pseudooceanicola aestuarii DNA:
- a CDS encoding zinc ABC transporter substrate-binding protein: MPMVVGLQTMRSTRAIAALAAAPVRADVPAIVTDIPPIHALTSAVMGDLGQPSLLIDSATSPHAVNLRPSQARALAGAGLVIRVGPEQTPWLAEALENLGGGVSLPLLEVPGTQTLEVRKGILFAPAKDEDDHGDHDAHGHDDHGHDDHEGHADHSDHDDHDGHDHSDHEDDHGDHGHDDHGHDDHGDHRHDDHGHGDHAHAHDGTDPHAWLNPDNAVTWTRAIAEALAQADPENAETYRVNAEGYVDTLSRLAAELAPLLTDLPGGYVTLHDAYQYLETRYDLPAEGSLSHADGTEAGPARIAALRDAIANHGVTCLFTEPQLSRRQADRLAHDLKLETGVLDPLGQGLTTGADLYPELMRNMAQALNDCLAG, translated from the coding sequence ATGCCCATGGTCGTGGGCCTGCAAACCATGCGGTCCACGCGGGCCATCGCCGCGCTTGCCGCCGCTCCGGTTCGTGCCGATGTGCCCGCGATCGTCACCGACATCCCGCCGATCCACGCTCTGACCAGCGCCGTCATGGGCGACCTGGGTCAGCCGTCCCTGCTGATCGACAGCGCGACCTCGCCGCACGCGGTAAACCTGCGCCCGTCGCAAGCCCGCGCCCTGGCCGGGGCAGGGCTGGTCATCCGGGTCGGGCCCGAGCAGACGCCCTGGCTGGCCGAGGCGCTGGAGAACCTCGGCGGCGGCGTCTCCCTGCCCCTGCTGGAAGTGCCGGGCACGCAGACCCTCGAAGTGCGCAAGGGCATCCTGTTCGCCCCGGCGAAAGACGAGGATGATCATGGGGACCACGACGCGCATGGGCACGATGATCATGGGCACGATGATCACGAGGGGCACGCTGACCACAGCGACCATGACGATCACGACGGCCATGATCACAGCGACCATGAGGACGATCATGGGGACCATGGGCATGACGACCACGGGCACGACGATCATGGCGACCACCGACATGATGACCATGGCCACGGCGACCACGCCCATGCTCATGACGGCACGGACCCCCATGCCTGGCTGAACCCAGACAACGCCGTCACCTGGACCCGCGCCATCGCCGAGGCCCTGGCACAGGCGGACCCGGAGAACGCCGAAACATACCGTGTGAATGCCGAAGGCTACGTCGACACCCTCTCCCGGCTGGCGGCCGAGCTCGCGCCGCTGCTGACCGATCTGCCGGGCGGCTACGTCACGCTGCACGACGCCTACCAATACCTGGAAACCCGCTATGACCTGCCCGCCGAAGGGTCGCTCTCCCATGCCGACGGGACCGAGGCCGGACCGGCGCGCATCGCCGCCCTGCGCGACGCCATCGCCAACCACGGCGTCACCTGCCTGTTCACCGAACCGCAACTGAGCCGCCGCCAGGCCGACAGGCTGGCCCACGACCTGAAGCTGGAAACCGGCGTTCTGGACCCGCTGGGCCAGGGCCTGACAACCGGCGCCGACCTCTACCCGGAGCTGATGCGCAACATGGCGCAGGCGCTGAACGACTGCCTGGCCGGCTGA
- a CDS encoding Fur family transcriptional regulator has protein sequence MLSSAEAECKARGLQSTPVRRRTLEILLEAHAAMGAYDVLARLVADGLGSKPPVAYRAPGFLVDNGFAHRVERLNAFVACAVPGQTHDPVILICRGCGIVAETQARPLDTASGGFQVESTVVEAEGLCPACQDSAAC, from the coding sequence GTGCTGTCCAGCGCTGAGGCGGAGTGCAAGGCGCGCGGGCTGCAAAGCACGCCGGTGCGCCGCAGGACGCTGGAAATCCTGCTGGAGGCCCATGCCGCTATGGGCGCCTATGACGTACTGGCCCGGCTGGTCGCCGATGGCCTGGGCTCCAAGCCGCCCGTGGCTTACCGCGCGCCTGGCTTTCTGGTCGACAACGGCTTTGCGCACCGGGTGGAGCGGCTGAACGCCTTTGTCGCCTGCGCGGTGCCGGGGCAGACCCATGATCCGGTGATCCTGATCTGTCGCGGCTGCGGCATCGTGGCGGAAACCCAGGCGAGGCCTCTGGATACGGCCTCGGGCGGCTTTCAGGTGGAATCCACCGTGGTGGAGGCCGAGGGCCTGTGCCCGGCCTGTCAGGATTCCGCCGCATGCTGA
- a CDS encoding ATP-binding cassette domain-containing protein, whose protein sequence is MLIEARGVSAGYAGGGGTVLRGVDFGISAGEIVTIVGPNGSGKSTLVKGMVGALKPQVGQVRRRPGRCIGYVPQKLHLDSSLPMSVARFLSLPRRRSAERIATATPERMAGIAALVGLASALGGLALSWHLDSPAGPTIIVAAAGFYALTRLRG, encoded by the coding sequence ATGCTGATCGAGGCGCGCGGCGTCAGCGCAGGCTATGCGGGTGGCGGGGGAACGGTGCTGCGCGGAGTGGATTTCGGCATCTCCGCCGGCGAGATCGTGACCATCGTCGGCCCCAACGGATCGGGCAAGTCGACCCTGGTCAAGGGGATGGTGGGCGCGCTGAAACCCCAGGTTGGGCAGGTGCGCCGCCGTCCGGGGCGGTGCATCGGCTATGTGCCGCAAAAGCTGCACCTGGATTCCTCTCTGCCGATGTCGGTCGCGCGGTTCCTGTCCCTGCCGCGCAGGCGGTCGGCGGAACGCATCGCCACCGCGACGCCCGAGCGCATGGCGGGCATCGCCGCGCTGGTCGGGCTGGCTTCGGCCTTGGGGGGGCTGGCGCTGTCCTGGCACCTGGACAGCCCTGCTGGCCCCACGATCATTGTCGCGGCCGCCGGGTTCTATGCCCTGACCCGTCTGCGCGGTTAG
- a CDS encoding GntR family transcriptional regulator yields MLIQTRPDPSPSAHDRVYRGLRTRIMHGEIPPGQSLTLRGIGKDYGVSMTPAREAVRRLVAEGALSLSASGRVATPDLSNDRIEELAALRALIEVELASRALPRAHIALIDRLQAINTLISHMVEQQDGSGYIRANLEFHRTLYLRAQAPAMLAMAETVWLQLGPTMRKLYGRMRRREAPQYHRLIIAALKAGDEPGLRLAVRSDVTQGLRMLLT; encoded by the coding sequence ATGCTGATCCAGACCCGCCCAGATCCCTCTCCTTCGGCGCATGACCGCGTCTATCGCGGCCTGCGCACCCGGATCATGCATGGCGAGATACCGCCGGGCCAATCCCTGACCCTGCGCGGCATCGGCAAGGATTACGGCGTCTCCATGACCCCCGCGCGGGAGGCGGTGCGCCGGCTGGTGGCCGAGGGGGCCCTGTCGCTGTCCGCCTCGGGGCGAGTCGCCACGCCCGACCTGTCCAACGACCGGATCGAGGAACTGGCCGCCCTGCGCGCCCTGATCGAGGTGGAGCTGGCCTCCCGCGCGCTGCCTCGTGCCCATATCGCCCTGATCGACCGATTGCAGGCGATCAACACCCTGATCTCGCACATGGTCGAACAGCAGGACGGGTCCGGCTATATCCGCGCCAATCTTGAGTTTCACCGCACGCTGTACCTGCGCGCCCAGGCGCCCGCGATGCTGGCCATGGCGGAAACCGTCTGGCTGCAACTGGGCCCGACGATGCGCAAGCTTTACGGCCGGATGCGCCGCCGCGAGGCGCCGCAATACCACCGTCTGATCATTGCCGCGCTGAAGGCCGGGGACGAACCCGGCCTGCGCCTGGCCGTGCGGTCCGACGTGACGCAGGGCCTGCGCATGTTGCTGACCTGA
- a CDS encoding M48 family metallopeptidase, with the protein MGEVTLPGNPPLGINLRHSARARRMTLRVSALDGRITLTLPRGASAAQGLAFAREKEPWLRRHSAGVAEVAPVVAGLLLPVEGQPRLIVPTQGRRLRLLPDRLEVPGPSDRLPARLAAWLKTMARDRLAAAADRHAARLGRPYTRLTLRDTRSRWGSCTMDGRLMFSWRLIMAPPEVLDYVAAHEVAHLAEMNHSPAFWAHVTALYGDWQPQRLWLRQHGTGLHRYRFEA; encoded by the coding sequence ATGGGTGAGGTCACCCTGCCCGGCAACCCTCCGCTGGGCATAAATCTGCGCCATTCCGCCCGCGCCCGGCGGATGACACTGCGTGTCTCGGCGCTGGACGGGCGGATTACGCTGACCCTGCCGCGCGGCGCCAGCGCGGCGCAAGGACTGGCCTTCGCCCGAGAGAAGGAACCCTGGCTGCGCCGCCACAGCGCCGGCGTGGCCGAGGTGGCGCCTGTCGTCGCCGGGCTGCTGCTGCCGGTGGAGGGGCAGCCCCGCCTGATCGTCCCCACCCAGGGCCGTCGCCTGCGCCTGCTGCCCGACCGCCTGGAGGTTCCCGGCCCCTCCGACCGCCTGCCCGCCCGGCTGGCGGCCTGGCTGAAGACCATGGCGCGGGACCGGCTGGCCGCTGCCGCCGACCGCCACGCAGCCCGCCTGGGCCGCCCCTACACGCGGCTGACGCTGCGCGACACGCGGTCCCGCTGGGGATCGTGCACGATGGACGGGCGGCTGATGTTCTCCTGGCGGCTGATCATGGCCCCGCCGGAGGTGCTGGATTACGTCGCCGCCCACGAGGTCGCCCATCTGGCGGAGATGAACCATTCGCCGGCCTTCTGGGCGCATGTCACGGCGCTATATGGCGATTGGCAGCCGCAGCGCCTGTGGTTGCGCCAGCACGGCACCGGCCTGCATCGCTACCGGTTCGAGGCCTGA
- a CDS encoding TIGR02300 family protein: MPKEEWGVKRVCPTTGKRFYDLNKNPVVSPYTGDIVEVASGKSRMIAADAEDAETKKANAKTAEPEDNDDDDVDVDLGDDVLDEDEDDDNVSLDDIADMSSNEDDS, from the coding sequence ATGCCCAAGGAAGAATGGGGCGTGAAGCGCGTCTGTCCGACGACGGGCAAGCGGTTCTACGACCTCAACAAGAATCCGGTCGTCAGCCCCTATACCGGGGATATCGTCGAAGTCGCCTCCGGCAAGAGCCGGATGATCGCGGCCGACGCTGAAGATGCGGAGACCAAGAAGGCAAACGCCAAGACGGCGGAGCCCGAGGACAACGACGACGACGATGTCGATGTCGACCTGGGCGATGACGTCCTGGACGAGGATGAAGATGACGATAACGTCTCTCTGGACGATATCGCCGACATGTCGTCGAACGAGGACGACAGCTGA
- a CDS encoding LysE family translocator, translating into MSVEFLLTSVVVVLLPGTGVIYTLAIGLERGFRASIAAALGCTLGSLPAALASIVGLAALLHTSALAFQVIKALGVAYLFYMAWKTLRDDTAIDLSASGERSGYLRIAATGALLNVLNPKLSLFFLAFLPQFVSATAANAAAALVGLAIVFMAMTFAVFVLYGGCAAYARDYVIRRPRVVTWIRRCFAGTFGVLGAKLAVTT; encoded by the coding sequence ATGAGTGTTGAATTCCTTCTGACATCGGTTGTGGTCGTCCTGCTGCCTGGAACGGGGGTGATCTACACCCTGGCCATCGGCCTGGAGCGCGGGTTCAGGGCCAGTATCGCCGCGGCCCTGGGTTGTACCCTGGGGAGCCTGCCGGCGGCCTTGGCCAGCATTGTCGGGCTGGCGGCGCTGCTTCATACCAGCGCGCTGGCCTTTCAGGTGATCAAGGCGCTTGGCGTCGCCTACCTGTTCTACATGGCTTGGAAGACGCTGCGGGACGACACGGCCATCGACCTGTCCGCAAGCGGGGAGCGAAGCGGCTATTTGCGGATCGCCGCGACGGGGGCGTTGCTGAATGTTCTGAACCCCAAGCTGTCGCTGTTCTTCCTGGCGTTTCTGCCGCAATTCGTCTCCGCCACGGCGGCAAATGCGGCCGCCGCCCTGGTGGGGCTGGCGATCGTCTTCATGGCGATGACGTTCGCGGTGTTCGTCCTCTACGGAGGATGCGCGGCCTATGCGCGCGATTATGTGATCCGGCGTCCGCGGGTGGTGACATGGATCCGGCGCTGCTTTGCCGGAACCTTCGGTGTTCTGGGGGCAAAGCTTGCTGTCACGACTTGA
- a CDS encoding VOC family protein — protein MRKLQVQGLHHITLMGADRQTSIDFWEGVLGMPFVFEQPNLDNPEEGHLYFDPGDGRLITIFTNEGRRPDPARSPTDPGCVHHIAFSLSQSTYAQCKARLDARGIPHSGEKDRGFMNSIYFKDPLGMLIELAAYRFEPPTGTTHTDVLMEAHRVRLEAGDKAIADIHVADAIERLCHARPSLSDDRGVKDPY, from the coding sequence ATGCGCAAACTTCAGGTTCAGGGATTGCACCACATCACCCTCATGGGGGCGGACCGCCAGACCTCCATCGACTTCTGGGAGGGTGTGCTGGGAATGCCCTTCGTGTTCGAACAGCCCAACCTCGACAACCCGGAAGAGGGGCACCTCTATTTCGACCCCGGTGACGGGCGGCTGATCACCATCTTCACCAACGAGGGGCGCCGCCCCGATCCCGCGCGAAGCCCGACGGATCCGGGATGCGTACATCACATCGCCTTTTCCCTCAGCCAGTCCACCTATGCCCAGTGCAAGGCCCGGCTGGACGCGCGCGGCATTCCCCATTCGGGGGAAAAAGACCGGGGGTTCATGAACTCGATCTATTTCAAGGATCCGCTGGGGATGCTGATCGAACTGGCCGCTTACCGGTTTGAACCGCCCACCGGCACCACCCACACCGATGTGCTGATGGAAGCCCACCGGGTTCGCCTGGAAGCCGGGGACAAGGCCATCGCCGACATCCACGTCGCCGATGCCATCGAGCGTCTCTGCCACGCACGTCCGTCGCTGTCCGACGATCGTGGCGTGAAAGATCCCTACTGA
- a CDS encoding acetyl-CoA carboxylase carboxyltransferase subunit alpha yields MTNYLDFERPLAEIEGKAEELRAMARQNEEMDIEQEAAALDAKARTMLGDLYGDLTAWRKCQVARHPDRPHCRDYISALFTEYTPLAGDRNFADDHAVMGGLARLGDQPVMVIGQEKGNDTKSRIEHNFGMARPEGYRKAIRLMELADKFGLPVVTLVDTPGAYPGKGAEERGQSEAIARSTETCLAIGVPLISVIVGEGGSGGAVAFASANRVAMLEHSVYSVITPEGCASILWKDAEKMREAAEAMRVTAQDLHQLKVIDRIIPEPMGGAHRDRDATIAAVGKAITAMLAELSGKSGKSLIKDRRQKFLDMGTKGLAA; encoded by the coding sequence ATGACCAATTACCTCGATTTCGAACGGCCCCTGGCCGAGATTGAAGGCAAGGCCGAAGAGCTGCGCGCCATGGCCCGCCAGAACGAGGAAATGGATATCGAACAGGAGGCCGCTGCGCTGGATGCCAAGGCCCGCACCATGCTGGGCGACCTGTACGGCGATCTGACCGCGTGGCGCAAATGCCAGGTCGCGCGGCATCCCGACCGCCCCCATTGCCGCGATTACATCTCCGCGCTGTTCACCGAGTACACCCCCCTGGCCGGCGACCGGAACTTTGCCGACGATCACGCCGTGATGGGCGGGCTGGCGCGGCTGGGCGATCAGCCGGTGATGGTGATCGGCCAGGAAAAGGGCAATGACACCAAATCCCGGATCGAGCATAATTTCGGCATGGCCCGCCCCGAAGGGTACCGCAAGGCGATCCGCCTGATGGAGCTGGCGGACAAGTTCGGCCTGCCGGTGGTGACGCTGGTCGATACGCCCGGCGCCTATCCCGGCAAGGGCGCGGAGGAACGCGGCCAGTCCGAGGCGATCGCCCGCTCCACCGAAACATGCCTGGCCATCGGCGTGCCGCTGATCTCCGTCATCGTGGGCGAGGGCGGATCGGGCGGCGCGGTGGCCTTTGCCTCCGCGAACCGGGTCGCGATGCTGGAACATTCAGTCTATTCGGTGATCACGCCGGAGGGCTGCGCTTCCATCCTGTGGAAGGATGCCGAAAAGATGCGGGAGGCCGCAGAGGCCATGCGCGTCACGGCCCAGGATCTGCACCAGTTGAAAGTGATCGACCGGATCATTCCCGAACCCATGGGCGGCGCCCATCGCGACCGCGATGCCACCATCGCCGCCGTGGGCAAGGCGATCACCGCCATGCTGGCCGAATTGTCCGGGAAGTCCGGCAAGTCGCTGATCAAGGACCGGCGGCAGAAGTTCCTCGACATGGGAACCAAGGGGCTGGCGGCCTGA
- a CDS encoding LysE family translocator: MSAQILVALVAFAFVSSITPGPNNLMLMASGANFGFRRTIPHMLGIGLGFAFMIALVGLGLIHIFDAVPITHTILTVASVIYLLYLAWKIAHAAPPQAGRPDPSRRPMTFLQAAAFQWVNPKAWTMALTAIAVYAPDRSAWAILVVAAVFGLVNLPSVSTWTILGQQMRRLLTSPRRLTIFNWTMAGLLVASLYPVLLH; encoded by the coding sequence ATGTCCGCCCAGATCCTTGTTGCCCTCGTGGCCTTTGCCTTCGTGTCCTCCATCACGCCGGGGCCGAACAACCTGATGCTGATGGCCTCGGGCGCGAACTTCGGGTTCCGCCGGACGATCCCGCACATGCTGGGGATCGGGCTGGGCTTTGCCTTCATGATCGCGCTGGTCGGGCTGGGGCTGATCCACATCTTCGACGCCGTGCCGATCACCCATACCATCCTGACCGTCGCCAGCGTGATTTACCTGCTCTACCTCGCGTGGAAGATCGCCCATGCCGCCCCGCCGCAGGCCGGGCGGCCGGATCCCTCGCGCCGCCCGATGACCTTCTTGCAGGCGGCGGCGTTCCAATGGGTGAACCCCAAGGCCTGGACCATGGCCCTGACCGCCATCGCCGTCTACGCCCCCGACCGAAGCGCATGGGCGATTCTGGTGGTCGCGGCGGTCTTCGGGCTGGTGAACCTGCCGTCGGTCAGCACCTGGACCATCCTGGGCCAGCAGATGCGGCGGCTGCTGACCTCGCCCCGACGGCTGACGATCTTCAACTGGACGATGGCGGGGCTTCTGGTGGCCTCGCTATACCCGGTGCTGCTGCATTGA
- a CDS encoding Lrp/AsnC family transcriptional regulator, which yields MAKMDQINRSILRELSRDGRVSNMDLADRVGLSPSACLRRVQELERTGVIKGYRAVLDPAAVGVGFVAYVTVGLNEHTKSAQEAFERAISTAPEVRECHNITGAVEYILRVEAADLAAYKAFHTDVLGTLPQVSAITSYVVMGSPRDDRA from the coding sequence ATGGCGAAGATGGACCAGATAAACCGCAGTATATTGCGAGAGCTGTCGCGCGATGGGCGCGTCTCCAACATGGATCTGGCGGATCGGGTGGGGCTGTCGCCCTCAGCCTGCCTGCGCCGGGTACAGGAGCTGGAGCGCACGGGCGTGATCAAGGGCTATCGCGCGGTGCTGGACCCGGCCGCCGTGGGGGTGGGCTTTGTGGCTTATGTCACCGTTGGGCTGAACGAACACACCAAATCCGCGCAGGAGGCGTTCGAGCGGGCGATCTCGACCGCCCCCGAGGTGCGCGAATGCCACAATATCACCGGCGCCGTGGAATACATCCTGCGGGTGGAGGCGGCGGACCTGGCCGCCTACAAGGCGTTTCACACCGATGTCCTGGGCACTTTGCCGCAGGTCAGCGCCATTACCTCTTACGTGGTGATGGGATCGCCGCGCGACGACCGGGCATAG
- a CDS encoding L-malyl-CoA/beta-methylmalyl-CoA lyase, whose product MSFRIQPQPVARPNRCQLFGPASNTKLFPKMAASAADVINLDLEDAVAPDDKPQARQNAIAAINEVDWGNKTLSVRINGLDTPYWYRDVVDLLENAGDRLDLIMIPKVGCAADIYAVDALVTAVERAMGRTKPVGLEVIIESAAGIAHVEEIAAASPRLQAMSLGAADFAASMGMQTTGIGGTQEDYYMLRDGQKYWSDPWHWAQTAIVAACRTHGLLPVDGPFGDFSDPDGFRAQALRSATLGMVGKWAIHPKQIELANEVFTPPEAKVTEAREILAAMEEAQRTGAGAVVYKGRLVDIASIKQAEVIVKQAELIAAQQ is encoded by the coding sequence ATGTCCTTCCGCATCCAGCCCCAGCCCGTGGCGCGCCCGAATCGGTGTCAGCTGTTCGGCCCGGCGTCCAATACCAAGCTGTTCCCGAAAATGGCCGCCTCTGCGGCCGACGTGATCAACCTGGATCTCGAAGATGCTGTCGCACCCGATGACAAGCCGCAGGCGCGCCAGAACGCCATTGCCGCGATCAACGAGGTCGATTGGGGCAACAAGACGCTGTCGGTGCGGATCAACGGGCTGGACACGCCCTATTGGTATCGCGACGTGGTGGATCTGCTGGAAAACGCGGGCGACCGGCTGGACCTGATCATGATCCCCAAGGTCGGCTGCGCCGCCGATATCTATGCTGTCGATGCACTGGTCACGGCGGTGGAGCGCGCCATGGGCCGGACCAAACCCGTCGGGCTGGAGGTCATCATCGAATCCGCCGCCGGCATCGCCCATGTGGAAGAGATCGCCGCCGCCTCTCCGCGTTTGCAGGCGATGAGCCTGGGCGCCGCGGATTTCGCCGCCTCCATGGGGATGCAGACCACCGGGATCGGCGGCACGCAGGAAGATTACTACATGCTGCGCGATGGCCAGAAATACTGGTCCGATCCCTGGCATTGGGCGCAGACCGCCATCGTTGCGGCCTGCCGCACCCATGGGCTGCTGCCCGTGGACGGGCCTTTTGGCGACTTCTCGGACCCCGACGGATTCCGTGCGCAGGCGCTGCGGTCGGCCACGTTGGGCATGGTGGGCAAATGGGCCATCCACCCCAAGCAGATCGAACTGGCGAACGAGGTTTTCACCCCACCCGAGGCCAAGGTGACGGAAGCGCGGGAGATTCTCGCCGCCATGGAAGAGGCGCAGCGGACCGGCGCGGGCGCCGTGGTCTACAAGGGTCGGCTGGTCGATATCGCCTCGATCAAACAGGCGGAAGTGATCGTGAAACAAGCCGAACTGATCGCTGCGCAGCAGTGA